One part of the Tenacibaculum sp. 190130A14a genome encodes these proteins:
- the atpE gene encoding ATP synthase F0 subunit C: protein MYNLIGAGLIVIGGGIGLGQIGGKAMEGIARQPEAAGKIQTAMIIIGALLEGLAFGALILGGN, encoded by the coding sequence ATGTACAATTTAATTGGAGCAGGATTAATCGTAATCGGTGGAGGAATCGGATTAGGTCAAATCGGTGGAAAAGCAATGGAAGGAATTGCTCGTCAACCTGAGGCTGCTGGTAAAATCCAAACAGCGATGATCATCATCGGAGCATTATTAGAAGGTTTAGCTTTCGGTGCTTTAATCTTAGGAGGAAACTAA
- the atpB gene encoding F0F1 ATP synthase subunit A gives MMIAKNSIKFLTILAIVFSSFTAFAGGGGSSDKGGQVNTPSKIKAYIKHHLADSHDFALYSYTNDAGERKHVGFPLPVIVWTSKGLKTFMSSAFHHNDDGTVIVDRGDVKLVKIHSKIYELNEGATAVSFDDTHHATNAHKVLDFSITKSVFGILIAGLLMFLGFGALAKGYKKGAIPTGVGRILEPLVLYVRDEIARPNIGEKKYKKFMPYLLTVFFFIWILNLMGLTPLGFNVTGQIAITVCLALFTAVIYLASGTKDFWAHTLWMPGVPVVLRPILAVIELIGFVLIKPFSLLVRLFANITAGHFVVMSLIALMITMKESFTVVGSTAMSLVLATFIMVIELLVAFLQAFIFTMLSSLFIGMAVEEHEHH, from the coding sequence ATGATGATAGCAAAAAATTCTATCAAGTTTTTAACAATACTAGCAATAGTATTTTCTTCGTTCACTGCATTTGCAGGAGGTGGTGGTTCTTCAGATAAAGGAGGACAAGTAAACACACCAAGTAAAATTAAGGCGTATATCAAACATCACTTAGCAGATTCGCATGACTTTGCTTTGTACTCGTACACAAACGATGCAGGTGAGCGCAAACATGTAGGGTTTCCATTACCCGTAATTGTTTGGACTAGCAAAGGTTTAAAAACCTTTATGTCTTCCGCTTTTCATCACAATGATGACGGTACCGTAATCGTTGATAGAGGTGATGTGAAATTAGTAAAGATTCATAGTAAAATTTATGAATTAAACGAAGGGGCAACAGCGGTGTCTTTTGATGACACGCATCATGCTACCAATGCTCACAAAGTATTAGATTTTTCTATTACTAAAAGTGTATTTGGAATTTTAATAGCAGGTTTATTAATGTTCTTAGGATTTGGAGCGTTGGCTAAGGGGTACAAAAAAGGAGCAATTCCTACAGGAGTTGGTCGTATATTAGAGCCGTTAGTATTATACGTAAGAGACGAAATTGCAAGACCAAATATTGGTGAGAAAAAATATAAGAAGTTCATGCCTTATTTATTAACGGTATTCTTCTTTATCTGGATATTAAACTTAATGGGATTAACTCCATTAGGATTTAACGTAACCGGACAAATAGCTATTACAGTTTGTTTAGCATTATTTACAGCAGTAATTTATTTAGCAAGTGGAACGAAAGATTTCTGGGCACACACTTTATGGATGCCAGGAGTTCCCGTAGTGTTAAGACCAATCTTAGCAGTTATTGAGTTAATAGGTTTTGTATTAATCAAACCTTTCTCATTATTGGTACGTTTATTTGCAAACATTACAGCTGGACACTTCGTAGTAATGAGTTTAATTGCTTTAATGATTACTATGAAAGAATCATTCACTGTAGTTGGTTCAACTGCAATGTCTTTAGTGTTGGCAACATTTATAATGGTAATAGAACTATTAGTAGCGTTCTTACAAGCATTTATTTTTACAATGTTATCGTCTTTATTTATTGGAATGGCGGTAGAAGAACACGAACATCATTAG
- a CDS encoding DUF6168 family protein translates to MIKRIFYFTATILLIFAISFFSHDYTLATKDIYLSFSLLKVYSFHVISALIVYTIIELVADKLPNQAGYAYLASIFLKIGFFVLIFQASVFANEALNKPERVSLVIPLFLFLIIEAIAVSKLLNNKQFS, encoded by the coding sequence ATGATTAAGCGTATTTTTTATTTTACAGCAACCATTCTTTTAATATTTGCTATCAGCTTTTTTTCTCATGACTACACGTTAGCTACTAAAGATATCTATTTATCTTTTTCACTACTTAAAGTGTATAGTTTCCATGTGATCTCTGCACTTATTGTATACACCATTATTGAACTAGTTGCTGATAAATTACCTAACCAAGCAGGATATGCCTATCTCGCATCAATATTTTTAAAGATCGGATTTTTTGTCCTAATTTTTCAAGCATCTGTCTTTGCAAATGAAGCACTTAACAAACCTGAAAGAGTCTCTCTTGTTATCCCGTTATTCCTATTTTTAATCATTGAAGCTATTGCGGTTTCAAAACTACTGAATAACAAACAGTTTAGTTAA
- a CDS encoding AtpZ/AtpI family protein, which translates to MKKSEKKRPLNKFIRFSGIALQMGLTIYLGSLLGEWLDQKFPNDDQLYTKICTLVAVFGAMLSVIVQVTNLSKDND; encoded by the coding sequence ATGAAGAAAAGCGAAAAGAAAAGACCGCTTAATAAATTTATCCGATTCAGTGGAATCGCACTTCAAATGGGTTTAACCATTTACTTAGGAAGTTTACTAGGTGAATGGTTAGATCAAAAATTTCCAAACGACGATCAACTTTACACAAAAATTTGTACACTTGTAGCCGTTTTCGGAGCTATGCTTTCGGTAATTGTACAAGTAACAAACCTTTCAAAAGATAATGATTAA
- a CDS encoding polymer-forming cytoskeletal protein: MFSKDSKKSSGEKKVSERNIIGQNTTITGDIISEGDFRIDGTLEGTIKTEGRVIVGQTGLIKGKVECTNADVEGKFSGELMVTNTLTVKSSANINGDVIIGKLSVEPGASFNATCSMKGAVKELNKDEEKRKEKTA; encoded by the coding sequence ATGTTTAGTAAAGACAGTAAAAAATCTTCAGGAGAAAAAAAAGTATCAGAAAGAAACATCATCGGACAAAACACTACTATTACTGGTGATATTATCTCTGAAGGAGATTTTAGAATTGATGGTACATTAGAAGGTACTATTAAAACAGAAGGAAGAGTAATCGTAGGTCAAACCGGTTTAATTAAAGGTAAAGTAGAATGTACCAATGCTGATGTTGAAGGTAAATTCTCTGGTGAATTAATGGTTACTAATACCTTAACAGTTAAATCATCTGCAAATATTAACGGAGACGTTATTATTGGAAAATTATCAGTAGAACCAGGAGCAAGTTTTAACGCAACATGTTCTATGAAAGGTGCTGTGAAAGAATTAAACAAAGATGAAGAAAAGCGAAAAGAAAAGACCGCTTAA